The following proteins come from a genomic window of Leptospira dzoumogneensis:
- a CDS encoding acyl-CoA dehydrogenase family protein, whose translation MATKAPTDSSAAKQALSKSSAIIEQVTKALAAKCSSNGKVSVSKMDQNQFVQYQIAWLTSEQKIAENFIDYAWNDSLGTGELEKLMAQVFAAEAVSHIRSEFSSRASEYGISTQELVSKLFDDSTNKFLEESSAIENYNHIADLIASSGSFGAYGLSEDHEMFRQTFKQFAEEVVAPKAEHVHRHDDIVPEEIIQGLRDMGCFGLCIPETYGGLQPNDKADNISMLVVTEELSRGSLGIAGSLITRPEILSKALLKGGTDAQKEKWLPLIASGEKMGGIMVTEPNYGSDVAGVSVTAKKVDGGWSINGVKTWCTFAGYANLLLILVRTETDPELKHKGLSIVLAEKPSFTGHEFDYKQDGGGRISGKAIGTIGYRGMHSFEVSFEDYFVPEENLIGGEAGRGKGFYFQMEGFSGGRIQTAARANGVMQAALEAGLRYAQERQVFQKPIFDYNLTKYKIARMAMIVQASRQFTNTVAKLLDDHKGQMEATLIKFYASKVAEWVTREAMQIHGGMGYAEEYAVSRYFVDARVFSIFEGAEEVMALRVIAKSLMDQYSA comes from the coding sequence ATGGCAACGAAAGCTCCGACGGACTCTTCGGCGGCAAAACAGGCTTTAAGCAAGTCTTCAGCAATAATCGAACAAGTAACCAAGGCCCTGGCGGCTAAATGCAGCTCCAATGGAAAAGTTTCCGTTTCCAAAATGGACCAAAACCAATTCGTACAATACCAAATCGCTTGGTTGACCTCCGAACAAAAGATCGCGGAAAACTTCATCGATTACGCTTGGAACGATTCTCTCGGAACAGGTGAGCTTGAAAAATTGATGGCTCAGGTTTTTGCTGCAGAGGCCGTTTCTCATATCCGCAGTGAGTTCAGTTCCAGAGCTTCCGAGTATGGAATTTCGACACAAGAACTGGTTTCTAAATTATTCGACGATTCTACTAACAAATTCTTAGAAGAATCCAGTGCGATCGAAAACTATAATCATATCGCCGACTTGATCGCTTCTTCCGGAAGTTTCGGAGCTTATGGTCTGAGCGAAGACCACGAAATGTTCCGCCAAACTTTCAAACAATTCGCGGAAGAAGTGGTAGCTCCTAAAGCGGAGCATGTTCACCGCCACGATGATATCGTTCCAGAAGAGATTATCCAAGGTTTAAGAGACATGGGATGTTTCGGTCTTTGTATTCCTGAAACTTACGGTGGATTACAGCCTAACGATAAAGCGGATAATATTTCCATGCTTGTTGTTACTGAAGAACTTTCCAGAGGATCTTTGGGGATCGCAGGATCTTTGATCACTCGTCCAGAAATCCTTTCTAAAGCATTATTAAAAGGCGGGACCGACGCTCAAAAAGAGAAGTGGCTTCCTTTGATCGCTTCCGGAGAGAAGATGGGTGGTATAATGGTAACAGAACCTAATTACGGTTCGGATGTTGCCGGAGTTTCCGTAACCGCTAAAAAAGTGGACGGAGGCTGGTCCATCAACGGTGTTAAAACCTGGTGTACTTTTGCGGGATATGCAAACCTTCTTCTTATACTTGTAAGAACGGAAACCGATCCCGAGTTAAAACACAAAGGTCTTTCTATCGTTCTTGCGGAGAAGCCAAGCTTCACCGGTCATGAATTCGATTATAAACAAGACGGCGGCGGAAGAATTTCCGGTAAAGCGATCGGAACCATCGGTTACCGCGGTATGCACTCTTTCGAAGTTTCTTTCGAAGACTATTTTGTTCCGGAAGAGAACCTGATCGGAGGAGAAGCTGGAAGAGGAAAAGGATTCTATTTCCAAATGGAAGGTTTCTCAGGCGGAAGGATCCAAACTGCAGCTCGTGCAAACGGTGTGATGCAAGCGGCTTTAGAAGCAGGTCTTCGTTACGCTCAAGAGAGACAAGTTTTCCAAAAACCAATCTTCGATTATAACCTGACTAAATATAAGATCGCTCGTATGGCGATGATCGTTCAGGCTTCCCGCCAGTTCACTAATACTGTAGCAAAACTTTTAGACGACCATAAAGGACAAATGGAAGCAACTTTGATCAAGTTCTATGCTTCTAAAGTTGCCGAGTGGGTGACAAGAGAAGCTATGCAGATCCACGGTGGAATGGGATACGCGGAAGAATACGCAGTTTCTCGCTATTTCGTGGATGCTCGTGTATTCTCCATCTTTGAAGGCGCGGAAGAAGTTATGGCTCTTAGAGTAATTGCAAAATCTCTAATGGACCAATACTCTGCTTAA
- the mltG gene encoding endolytic transglycosylase MltG translates to MIFKNTFVRRSIVLLGILVLLGIIAFFVVDDIKGGAVGAGQVKVDIIVEPGDSPSEVTENLSKNGLLKSSKYFLFLIKATRSAGKIKAGLYEINDGMDARKILQVITEGKVKLVTFTVPEGYNNRQIGDLLVKKNLIKSRADFLNAASRTELLREFKIPANNAEGYLFPETYSVPVNFPVDKIARMMIKRFYVRLEKVPGAKELDPKKLHEIVVLASVVEREAKKNEERPLMAGVFLNRLKQDIPLESCATIQYLFDKPHPRIFEKDLKIVSPYNTYMNKGYPPGPISNPGQPSLEAALMPSKTEYLFFLLKPDGFHYFSKSFKEHAEAKKKYIDVLYE, encoded by the coding sequence ATGATTTTTAAAAATACATTTGTGAGAAGATCCATTGTTTTATTAGGCATACTTGTCCTTTTGGGAATTATAGCCTTCTTTGTTGTGGATGATATCAAAGGGGGAGCGGTAGGTGCCGGCCAGGTAAAAGTGGACATCATCGTAGAGCCCGGCGATTCTCCTTCCGAAGTTACTGAAAATCTTTCCAAGAACGGATTATTAAAATCCTCTAAATATTTCCTTTTTCTAATTAAGGCAACCAGGTCCGCAGGAAAGATCAAAGCAGGTCTTTACGAGATCAACGATGGCATGGACGCACGTAAGATCCTGCAAGTGATCACAGAAGGAAAAGTAAAACTTGTTACTTTTACGGTTCCGGAAGGGTATAATAACCGCCAGATCGGAGATCTACTAGTTAAGAAAAACTTAATTAAATCCAGAGCGGACTTTCTGAATGCCGCCTCCAGAACCGAATTATTAAGAGAATTTAAAATTCCTGCAAATAATGCGGAAGGTTATCTGTTTCCGGAGACTTATAGTGTTCCAGTGAATTTTCCCGTGGATAAGATCGCGAGAATGATGATCAAAAGATTTTATGTTAGATTGGAGAAGGTCCCGGGCGCTAAGGAATTAGATCCTAAAAAACTACATGAGATCGTTGTACTTGCTTCCGTGGTAGAGAGAGAAGCTAAGAAGAATGAAGAAAGACCTTTGATGGCGGGCGTATTCTTAAATCGTCTGAAGCAGGATATTCCTTTGGAGTCTTGTGCTACCATCCAATATCTATTTGATAAACCACATCCTCGTATTTTTGAAAAAGATCTGAAGATCGTTTCTCCTTATAATACTTATATGAATAAAGGATATCCGCCTGGTCCAATTTCCAATCCGGGACAACCTTCTTTGGAAGCGGCGCTAATGCCTAGTAAGACCGAGTATCTATTCTTCTTATTAAAACCGGACGGATTCCATTACTTCTCTAAAAGTTTTAAAGAACATGCCGAAGCTAAGAAAAAGTACATCGACGTTCTTTACGAATAG
- a CDS encoding phosphoribosyl-AMP cyclohydrolase: MLTIIWAGGQPGKISELRRMTQAEWDLLRNDIPTNVKTFIDCDEDTVLISHPDFAEKELVEISDFDGLQFSNDLIPVITKDEKGLFLMQAFSNLESLELSKKESMGIYFSRSRNQIWRKGDTSGHIQKLKRILAPKDGSFVVYEVEQEGAACHEGYYSCFFREQDRTGTKNLVPEIPFLGK, encoded by the coding sequence ATGCTTACTATTATTTGGGCCGGGGGACAACCCGGAAAAATTTCGGAATTGAGAAGGATGACCCAAGCAGAATGGGACCTTCTCCGCAATGATATTCCGACTAACGTGAAAACTTTTATAGACTGCGACGAAGACACCGTACTTATTTCTCATCCCGACTTTGCAGAGAAGGAATTGGTGGAGATCTCCGATTTCGACGGCCTCCAATTTTCCAATGATTTGATCCCTGTGATCACTAAAGATGAGAAGGGTCTCTTTTTGATGCAGGCATTCTCCAATTTAGAAAGTTTAGAGCTGAGCAAAAAAGAATCCATGGGAATTTATTTCAGCAGATCCAGGAACCAGATTTGGAGAAAAGGAGATACTTCCGGACATATCCAAAAGTTGAAAAGGATCTTAGCCCCAAAGGACGGAAGTTTTGTTGTGTACGAAGTGGAACAGGAAGGTGCAGCCTGTCACGAAGGGTATTATTCCTGTTTTTTCAGAGAGCAGGATAGAACTGGGACTAAAAACTTAGTTCCGGAGATCCCTTTTTTAGGGAAGTAG
- the eat gene encoding ethanolamine permease, translating to MESKEEFSRTLGPWLLWGLGVGYVISGMYFGWNLGLPVGGTLGLGIATLLIILLYVCFSFSYTELACMIPKAGGAFDYGREALGNAWAYLVGTAQLIEFLFAPPAIAAAIGAYFSLFLPGVDPIWIAIVAYLLFTGLNILGVKFAASFEFGITILAVFELLLFSGLTLPSFSWEKFSSNPLPNGWTGALSSLPFAVWFFLAIEGVANVAEETKDPQKNILIGFGSALATLVVLCGLVFFSSIGVGGWEMIVYPEVGAAASDYPLPLALRKLYGESGWAFHLLITIGLFGLIASFHGIILAGGRASFEFGRANFLPKFFGKIHPKFKTPANALIANTAFGIAALCTGKTSELITLSAFGALLLYFCSMISFFVLRKKQPDRERPFIVPGGKLLPSIALILSSIVLAVSAWQHPVLFGIFVLILGSGLVWARTSIFGK from the coding sequence ATGGAATCTAAAGAAGAATTCAGTCGGACCCTGGGACCTTGGCTGCTCTGGGGTTTAGGAGTAGGATACGTAATTTCAGGCATGTATTTCGGTTGGAACCTAGGTCTACCGGTAGGCGGAACATTGGGGTTAGGAATTGCCACCTTACTGATCATTCTGCTATATGTTTGTTTTTCTTTTAGTTACACAGAACTCGCATGTATGATCCCCAAAGCGGGAGGAGCATTCGACTATGGTAGAGAAGCTCTCGGAAATGCTTGGGCCTATCTTGTAGGCACCGCTCAGTTGATAGAATTTTTATTTGCACCTCCTGCGATTGCCGCCGCCATCGGGGCCTACTTCTCTTTATTTTTGCCGGGAGTCGATCCGATTTGGATCGCAATAGTCGCTTACTTGCTCTTTACGGGTTTGAATATATTGGGAGTAAAATTTGCAGCTTCATTCGAGTTTGGAATTACTATATTAGCGGTTTTTGAATTACTTTTATTTTCAGGACTTACACTTCCTAGTTTTTCTTGGGAGAAGTTTTCCTCCAATCCATTGCCTAACGGTTGGACCGGAGCCTTGTCGTCCTTACCATTTGCGGTCTGGTTTTTTCTGGCGATAGAAGGAGTGGCAAATGTCGCGGAAGAAACCAAAGATCCACAAAAAAATATTCTGATCGGATTCGGATCTGCATTAGCTACCTTGGTTGTACTCTGTGGGTTGGTATTTTTTTCTTCCATTGGAGTAGGTGGATGGGAGATGATCGTGTATCCTGAAGTTGGTGCAGCAGCTTCGGATTATCCCCTGCCTCTCGCATTACGAAAGTTATATGGAGAGTCCGGTTGGGCATTTCATCTTTTGATTACGATCGGCTTGTTCGGTCTGATCGCATCCTTTCATGGAATTATTTTGGCGGGGGGAAGAGCCAGTTTTGAATTCGGAAGAGCGAACTTTCTTCCTAAATTTTTCGGAAAGATCCATCCTAAATTCAAGACCCCGGCTAACGCATTGATTGCGAATACTGCATTCGGGATCGCCGCATTATGTACCGGAAAAACATCGGAGCTGATCACATTGTCCGCATTCGGAGCTTTACTTTTATACTTTTGTTCCATGATCAGTTTTTTTGTTCTCCGAAAAAAACAACCGGATAGAGAAAGACCATTTATTGTTCCGGGAGGGAAACTTCTACCTTCTATCGCGCTTATTCTATCTTCGATAGTGTTGGCAGTATCCGCCTGGCAGCATCCTGTCTTGTTCGGGATCTTTGTTTTGATCTTAGGAAGCGGATTGGTATGGGCCAGGACCTCCATTTTTGGGAAATGA
- a CDS encoding ethanolamine ammonia-lyase subunit EutB: protein MGYKTVLGRKSYVFPDLKTLLAKASPLRSGDQLAGVAASTQEERVAAQMALADLHLSEFLNIELIPGDTDEVTRLILDSHNRSAFTKISSFTVGEFRDFLLKENTDSELISEIRDGITPEMAAAVSKLMSNQDLILVSKKSPVVTKFRNTIGLPGRLSARLQPNHPTDDPKGIAASILDGLLLGSGDAVIGINPATDNVPTVIALLRMLDSIIQKYSIPTQSCVLCHVTTSMKVMEEGAPLDLVFQSIGGSEALNKSFGVNLSILEESRQMALELNRGTVGNNVMYFETGQGSGLSAGAHFGLDQQTLETRAYAVAKKFDPLLVNTVVGFIGPEYLYNGKQILRAGLEDHFCGKLLGLPMGVDVCYTNHADADQDDMDTLLTLLGAAGCNYIMGVPGADDVMLSYQSTSFHDALYLRQIFGLRPAPEFESWLLEKGLFETTKQFLPKENQNRVLLEEILEDKAG from the coding sequence ATGGGTTATAAAACCGTTCTTGGTAGGAAGTCCTACGTATTTCCTGATCTAAAAACTTTGCTGGCTAAGGCGAGTCCGCTTCGTTCCGGAGACCAGTTGGCCGGCGTTGCTGCTTCTACCCAAGAAGAAAGAGTGGCTGCCCAAATGGCTTTGGCAGATCTACATTTATCAGAATTTTTGAATATAGAGTTGATTCCCGGCGATACGGACGAAGTCACTCGGCTGATTTTAGATTCTCATAATCGATCCGCATTTACTAAAATTTCTTCCTTCACAGTGGGAGAATTCCGCGACTTCCTTTTAAAAGAAAATACGGACTCAGAACTGATCTCCGAGATCCGGGATGGGATCACTCCTGAAATGGCAGCGGCCGTTTCTAAGTTAATGTCCAATCAGGATCTGATCTTGGTTTCTAAAAAATCTCCAGTAGTTACAAAGTTCCGGAACACGATCGGTCTTCCCGGAAGGTTATCTGCACGTTTGCAGCCAAATCACCCGACTGATGATCCTAAAGGAATTGCTGCGAGTATCTTGGACGGACTTCTATTAGGAAGCGGGGATGCAGTAATCGGTATTAATCCTGCCACGGATAACGTTCCTACAGTGATCGCACTTCTTAGGATGTTGGATTCTATCATCCAAAAATATTCCATCCCGACCCAGTCTTGTGTGCTTTGTCATGTAACCACTTCTATGAAAGTAATGGAAGAAGGTGCTCCTCTCGATTTGGTATTCCAATCTATCGGAGGAAGTGAAGCTTTGAACAAAAGTTTCGGAGTGAACTTAAGTATTTTAGAAGAATCCAGACAGATGGCCTTGGAATTAAACAGAGGAACTGTCGGAAATAATGTGATGTATTTCGAAACAGGACAGGGAAGTGGATTGTCTGCAGGTGCTCATTTTGGTTTGGACCAACAAACATTAGAAACGAGAGCCTATGCAGTCGCAAAAAAATTCGATCCACTTCTTGTAAATACTGTCGTCGGCTTTATTGGACCTGAATATCTATATAATGGAAAACAAATATTAAGAGCAGGATTGGAAGATCATTTTTGCGGAAAACTTTTAGGCCTTCCTATGGGTGTGGATGTATGTTATACGAATCACGCGGACGCGGACCAAGATGATATGGATACATTACTTACATTGCTTGGGGCCGCAGGATGTAATTATATAATGGGAGTTCCGGGTGCGGATGACGTGATGTTGTCCTACCAAAGCACTTCTTTCCATGACGCTTTGTATTTACGCCAAATTTTCGGCTTAAGACCTGCACCTGAATTCGAGAGCTGGCTTTTGGAAAAAGGTTTATTCGAAACTACAAAACAATTTCTGCCTAAAGAAAATCAGAATAGAGTTTTACTCGAAGAAATTTTAGAGGATAAGGCCGGATGA
- a CDS encoding Spy/CpxP family protein refolding chaperone, producing the protein MFRKITKITAILLVLGTTALLTQGCHHKWMSHEKRANYIVKKLKSELDLTDAQAATLDKIKEDVLAKRKELKMGGHFFPKEAVDELRADKLNPEKWNKLGEEREKKIAALRVFFTKKAVEFHAVLTPEQRGKLADLILKFQSKFDKEDED; encoded by the coding sequence ATGTTTCGCAAAATTACAAAAATAACCGCGATTTTGTTGGTGCTGGGGACTACCGCCCTACTGACTCAAGGATGCCATCATAAATGGATGTCTCATGAGAAAAGAGCCAATTATATCGTCAAAAAACTTAAATCAGAATTGGATTTAACTGATGCACAAGCTGCGACCCTTGATAAAATTAAAGAGGACGTGCTTGCAAAACGTAAAGAGCTAAAGATGGGCGGACACTTCTTCCCTAAGGAAGCAGTAGATGAACTTCGTGCAGACAAATTGAATCCTGAAAAATGGAACAAATTGGGCGAAGAAAGAGAGAAAAAGATAGCAGCTCTTAGAGTATTTTTCACCAAAAAGGCAGTGGAATTCCACGCGGTATTAACTCCCGAACAAAGAGGGAAACTGGCGGATCTAATCCTTAAGTTCCAGAGTAAATTCGATAAGGAAGACGAGGATTAA
- a CDS encoding response regulator → MVHSFFKILFAEDNESSAELLIHFLERFNFEVDHVVDGMAAELKLRKTKYDFILLDNMMPVLSGVRLASKVPDLNKNTPIVFLTASNEKEDVVAAAHSKQLVGYILKPFDPEKLLQKIISVLKIPEELIVDKKKYPFSIERTQNVSYGNGVKLIGCPFQKNAEKIAQEIAFILKELPGVRKFFIEVGEEFYYHKKAQEILGSLVTRLASKYEIKEEDILILSS, encoded by the coding sequence ATGGTGCATTCTTTCTTTAAGATCTTATTTGCGGAAGATAACGAAAGTTCTGCCGAGTTGCTCATTCATTTTTTGGAAAGGTTCAATTTCGAAGTGGACCATGTCGTGGACGGAATGGCTGCGGAGCTCAAATTAAGAAAAACCAAATATGATTTTATCCTTTTGGATAATATGATGCCTGTGCTTTCCGGCGTCCGCCTGGCAAGTAAGGTCCCGGATCTGAACAAAAATACCCCGATTGTCTTTTTAACTGCAAGTAATGAAAAAGAAGATGTGGTGGCTGCCGCCCATAGCAAGCAGCTCGTAGGTTATATTCTCAAACCTTTCGATCCTGAAAAACTTTTACAAAAAATAATCTCCGTTCTCAAGATCCCTGAAGAACTGATCGTGGATAAAAAGAAATATCCATTTTCCATTGAAAGGACCCAAAACGTATCTTATGGAAATGGAGTAAAACTGATAGGCTGTCCTTTCCAAAAAAATGCGGAGAAGATCGCCCAAGAGATCGCGTTTATACTAAAAGAACTCCCAGGAGTGCGCAAATTTTTCATCGAAGTGGGAGAAGAGTTCTATTACCATAAAAAAGCCCAGGAGATCCTAGGCTCTCTCGTGACCCGTCTGGCCTCCAAATATGAGATCAAGGAAGAAGATATTCTTATACTTTCTTCTTAA
- a CDS encoding single-stranded DNA-binding protein, whose translation MKNLSLTVLDGYLTADPDLKKTQAGKSVTNFTVAVNHNYKRTEGEESDVSYVDVEVWERLAENCSEYLKKGKKVTVIGHLKQDRWKNQEGQSRSKVKVIADEVRFDSFGDRREKEAA comes from the coding sequence ATGAAAAATCTATCACTTACGGTTCTGGACGGTTATTTAACCGCTGATCCGGATTTAAAGAAGACCCAGGCTGGAAAGTCAGTCACAAATTTTACAGTGGCAGTAAACCATAACTACAAAAGGACAGAAGGAGAAGAATCCGATGTTTCCTATGTGGACGTGGAAGTCTGGGAAAGGCTGGCTGAAAATTGTTCTGAATATCTTAAAAAAGGAAAAAAGGTAACAGTAATCGGCCATTTAAAACAGGACCGATGGAAAAATCAAGAAGGCCAATCCCGTTCTAAGGTCAAAGTAATAGCGGACGAGGTCCGATTCGACAGCTTCGGAGATAGGAGAGAAAAAGAAGCGGCATAA
- a CDS encoding RNA polymerase sigma factor, giving the protein MGEAEFSRFVEDTREIVLAAVSRYLYERFAYAIDDVAQETYLRAYKALQKGQFRGDSKLTTWLYTIARNESIRMNENLVREETKAEKAGKRSEEDSRSFAFEKELPEDREDLPTWEKAKIWIGNLPEAYRSVIQYYLSGYSEKEIAEVLGVPAGTVKSRAARGKEMLRRMQNSEKREGGEVWGKY; this is encoded by the coding sequence ATGGGAGAGGCAGAATTTTCCCGCTTCGTAGAAGATACCAGGGAGATCGTCTTAGCGGCGGTCTCCCGTTACTTGTATGAACGCTTTGCATATGCGATAGACGATGTCGCACAGGAAACATATCTTCGCGCTTATAAGGCATTACAAAAAGGTCAATTCAGAGGAGACTCTAAGCTGACCACTTGGTTGTACACGATTGCCAGAAATGAATCCATTCGTATGAATGAAAATCTGGTAAGAGAAGAAACCAAGGCGGAGAAGGCCGGAAAAAGATCGGAAGAAGATTCCAGAAGTTTCGCTTTTGAAAAAGAACTACCGGAGGACAGAGAAGATCTTCCTACTTGGGAAAAAGCGAAAATTTGGATCGGAAATTTACCGGAAGCGTATAGAAGTGTGATCCAATATTATCTTTCCGGATATTCCGAAAAAGAGATCGCCGAAGTTCTGGGAGTTCCTGCCGGAACGGTAAAATCCAGGGCGGCTAGAGGAAAGGAAATGTTGCGAAGAATGCAGAACTCCGAAAAAAGAGAAGGAGGAGAAGTATGGGGAAAATATTAA
- the ilvD gene encoding dihydroxy-acid dehydratase — protein MPQLRSRTSTHGRNMAGARALWRATGMKEGDFGKPIIAIANSFTQFVPGHVHLKDLGQMVAREVEKAGAVAKEFNTIAVDDGIAMGHGGMLYSLPSRDLIADSVEYMVNAHTADALICISNCDKITPGMLMAALRLNIPTVFVSGGPMEAGKVNWNGDIRKLDLVDAMVEAANQNVSDELVEQIERSACPTCGSCSGMFTANSMNCLTEALGLSLPGNGSTLATHADRKQLFLTAGRLIVELAKRYYEQDDESVLPRNIATHEAFQNAMSLDVAMGGSTNTVLHILAAAHEAGINFKMHDIDLISRRVPCVCKVAPATQKYHMEDVHRAGGVIGILSELDRAGLINRDVPTVHSSTLGKALEEWDIVRQNANSKAYALFSAAPGGIPTTEAFSQDKRWPELDLDRANGCIRDVEHAYSQDGGLAVLYGNIAPEGCIVKTAGVDESIWKFKGKARVMESQEEAVAKILGNEVVEGDVVVIRYEGPKGGPGMQEMLYPTSYLKSKGLGKACALLTDGRFSGGTSGLSIGHVSPEAAAGGVIGLVEEGDIIEIDIPDRSIHLRVSDAELSDRRDRMNDKGKDAWKPKSRKRTVSAALRAYAALTTSAHTGAVRDVSQVEHQ, from the coding sequence ATGCCTCAGTTAAGATCTCGTACTTCCACCCACGGACGCAATATGGCCGGAGCCAGAGCACTCTGGAGAGCCACCGGTATGAAAGAAGGTGATTTCGGAAAACCGATCATCGCAATTGCAAACTCATTCACTCAGTTCGTTCCAGGACATGTTCATTTAAAAGACCTAGGACAAATGGTCGCAAGAGAAGTGGAGAAGGCGGGAGCCGTCGCTAAAGAATTTAATACAATCGCAGTGGATGACGGTATCGCCATGGGGCATGGCGGAATGTTATACTCTTTACCAAGCCGTGACTTGATCGCCGACTCGGTCGAGTACATGGTCAACGCTCATACTGCGGACGCGCTTATTTGTATTTCCAATTGTGATAAGATCACACCTGGAATGCTCATGGCAGCTTTACGTTTGAATATACCGACCGTATTTGTTTCCGGCGGACCAATGGAAGCCGGAAAAGTAAATTGGAATGGAGACATTCGCAAATTGGATTTGGTGGACGCAATGGTAGAAGCCGCCAACCAAAATGTTTCAGACGAACTAGTAGAACAAATAGAACGTTCCGCTTGTCCTACCTGCGGATCTTGTTCCGGAATGTTCACTGCAAACTCTATGAACTGTCTCACCGAGGCACTCGGACTTTCTCTTCCTGGGAACGGTTCCACGTTAGCCACTCATGCGGACAGAAAACAACTCTTCTTAACCGCAGGAAGATTGATCGTAGAACTTGCAAAAAGATATTATGAACAAGACGATGAGTCCGTTCTTCCTAGAAATATTGCAACACACGAAGCATTCCAAAATGCGATGAGTTTAGACGTAGCAATGGGAGGATCCACAAACACAGTTCTACATATTCTTGCGGCCGCCCACGAAGCAGGGATCAATTTCAAAATGCATGATATAGATCTCATCTCCAGAAGAGTTCCTTGCGTTTGTAAAGTTGCTCCTGCTACTCAAAAATATCATATGGAAGATGTTCATAGAGCAGGCGGAGTGATCGGTATTCTTTCCGAGTTGGACAGAGCCGGACTAATCAATAGAGATGTTCCTACTGTTCATTCTTCTACATTAGGAAAAGCTTTGGAAGAATGGGATATCGTTCGTCAGAACGCAAACTCAAAAGCATACGCATTATTCTCCGCAGCACCTGGTGGAATCCCGACAACGGAAGCATTCTCCCAAGACAAACGTTGGCCTGAACTAGACTTAGATAGAGCAAACGGTTGTATCCGAGATGTGGAACATGCGTATTCCCAAGACGGAGGACTTGCAGTCCTTTACGGAAACATCGCACCTGAAGGTTGTATCGTGAAAACCGCAGGAGTAGACGAGTCCATTTGGAAATTCAAAGGCAAAGCCAGAGTTATGGAAAGCCAAGAAGAAGCTGTGGCAAAAATCCTTGGTAACGAAGTGGTAGAAGGCGACGTAGTTGTGATCCGCTACGAAGGTCCAAAAGGTGGCCCCGGAATGCAGGAAATGTTATACCCTACTTCTTATCTGAAATCCAAAGGTTTAGGAAAAGCATGTGCACTTCTAACCGATGGAAGATTTTCCGGAGGAACTTCCGGGCTTTCTATAGGACATGTTTCTCCGGAAGCGGCGGCAGGCGGAGTCATCGGTCTGGTAGAAGAGGGTGATATCATCGAAATAGATATTCCTGACAGATCCATTCACTTAAGAGTGAGTGACGCGGAACTTTCAGATCGCAGAGATAGAATGAACGATAAAGGAAAAGATGCTTGGAAACCTAAGTCCAGAAAAAGAACGGTTTCCGCGGCACTCAGAGCTTATGCTGCTTTGACAACATCCGCTCATACGGGTGCAGTTCGAGATGTAAGCCAAGTAGAACATCAATAA